In Desulfobulbus oralis, one DNA window encodes the following:
- the elbB gene encoding isoprenoid biosynthesis glyoxalase ElbB: MSKKKFAVILAGCGHQDGSEIHEATLTLWAIHRHGCDFSCFAPDIGQHHVLNHINGQEMDEKRNVLIEAARIARGQIAPLATFSPAGVDALVLPGGFGAAKNLCSYAWDGPNCTVQPDVARAIQAVHQAGKPIGALCIAPVIVARVLGNGVMLTSGQDQATAQNLLAMGAKNQPTSYGEIAVDRANKIVSTPCYMLDSRIDQVADGIDRLIGALLEMM, encoded by the coding sequence ATGTCGAAAAAGAAATTTGCCGTTATTCTGGCGGGTTGTGGTCATCAGGACGGTTCGGAAATTCACGAGGCCACACTCACCCTGTGGGCCATTCACAGGCACGGCTGCGATTTTTCCTGCTTTGCCCCGGACATCGGGCAGCATCACGTGCTGAACCACATCAATGGCCAGGAAATGGACGAGAAGCGCAACGTGCTCATCGAAGCGGCCCGTATTGCCCGTGGCCAGATCGCCCCACTGGCCACCTTTTCGCCGGCCGGCGTGGATGCGCTGGTACTGCCGGGCGGTTTCGGCGCGGCCAAGAATCTCTGCTCCTACGCCTGGGACGGTCCGAACTGCACGGTTCAGCCCGATGTGGCCCGGGCCATCCAGGCGGTGCATCAGGCGGGCAAGCCCATTGGCGCGCTCTGCATCGCGCCGGTGATAGTGGCCAGGGTTTTGGGCAATGGCGTGATGCTCACCAGCGGCCAGGATCAGGCTACGGCCCAAAATCTGCTTGCCATGGGTGCGAAGAATCAGCCCACGAGTTATGGCGAGATCGCGGTGGACAGGGCCAACAAGATCGTCTCCACGCCCTGCTATATGCTGGATTCCCGGATCGACCAGGTGGCGGACGGCATTGACAGGCTGATTGGCGCGCTGCTGGAAATGATGTAG
- a CDS encoding esterase family protein encodes MYVENHHWDSPSLSRNMRIREYGHLGVPIVVFPCSLGHYDDYEGMGMVDAISDFIDGGIIRLFCVESVDAGTWFNFGVAPGERDRRYQEYDSYMVNEVVPFIRERCRQPELRIMTNGCSMGAYHAVNLFLKHPDLFAGCLALSGLYRLDRREFGMQAGDMEQVYFNSPIHYLSGIGNPWYLDWYRKSDIVLCVGQGAWEEACLEDTRSMAEIFREKQIPAWVDFWGHDVDHDWPWWFRQMRYFLGSIYREP; translated from the coding sequence ATGTACGTCGAAAACCATCACTGGGACAGCCCCAGTCTGTCCAGAAACATGCGGATCAGGGAATATGGCCACCTGGGGGTGCCGATCGTGGTCTTTCCCTGCTCCCTGGGCCATTATGACGACTATGAAGGCATGGGCATGGTGGACGCCATCAGTGACTTCATTGATGGGGGCATCATCAGGCTCTTCTGCGTGGAAAGCGTGGATGCAGGGACCTGGTTCAACTTCGGCGTGGCGCCTGGCGAACGCGACCGCCGTTATCAGGAGTATGACAGCTACATGGTCAACGAGGTGGTGCCCTTCATTCGCGAGCGCTGCCGGCAGCCGGAACTGCGCATCATGACCAACGGGTGCAGCATGGGCGCGTATCATGCGGTCAACCTCTTCCTGAAGCATCCCGACCTCTTCGCGGGCTGCCTGGCCTTGAGCGGGCTCTATCGCCTGGATCGCCGGGAGTTCGGCATGCAGGCCGGCGATATGGAGCAGGTGTACTTCAATTCGCCCATCCACTATCTGTCCGGCATCGGTAATCCCTGGTATCTGGACTGGTATCGCAAGAGCGACATTGTGCTCTGCGTCGGCCAGGGCGCATGGGAAGAGGCCTGCCTCGAGGATACCCGCAGCATGGCGGAGATCTTCAGGGAAAAACAGATCCCGGCCTGGGTGGATTTCTGGGGTCACGACGTGGATCACGACTGGCCCTGGTGGTTCCGGCAGATGCGCTATTTTCTGGGCAGTATCTACCGGGAGCCCTGA
- a CDS encoding DUF523 domain-containing protein has translation MKTQAPCLVSACLLGLCTRYDGRCKRNDACLDALAGRPYLPICPEQLGGLPTPRPAASILGGNGHDVLAARARVLDIHGRDLSAAFIQGARMTLALARMQRIELALLKADSPSCGSEAPGIGVAAALLAQAGIRIISF, from the coding sequence ATGAAAACCCAAGCACCCTGCCTGGTCAGCGCCTGCCTGCTCGGCCTCTGCACCCGCTATGACGGCAGGTGCAAAAGAAACGATGCCTGCCTGGATGCGCTGGCGGGCCGACCGTATCTCCCGATCTGCCCCGAACAACTGGGGGGCCTGCCCACGCCCAGGCCGGCGGCCAGCATCCTGGGCGGCAACGGCCATGATGTGCTGGCCGCCCGAGCCCGGGTGCTGGATATCCACGGCCGGGATCTGAGCGCCGCCTTCATCCAAGGCGCACGCATGACCCTGGCCCTGGCCCGCATGCAGCGGATAGAACTGGCCCTGCTCAAGGCCGACAGCCCGTCCTGCGGCAGCGAGGCGCCAGGCATTGGCGTCGCTGCGGCGCTGCTGGCGCAGGCGGGCATCCGGATTATCAGCTTTTGA
- the pepN gene encoding aminopeptidase N, producing the protein MNKKTIYLKDYLPPAWLIPETELRVTLAPEDTQVEAILHCKRNPHSKEPNAAIVLNGERLQLERLALNGRDLAAREYGYAEGLLSIPVQADECTIASTVRINPAANLELDGLYRSAGNYCTQCEAEGFRKITFFPDRPDVMSVFTTTVIGEKTACPVLLANGNLREQGELAGGLHFATWHDPFPKPCYLFALVAGNLVALEDSFTTKSGRRVALAIYVEPRNAGKCGHAMAALKTAMRWDEERFGREYDLDNFKILAVDDFNMGAMENKGLNVFNSKYVLALPETATDTDFDSIGGVIAHEYFHNWTGNRVTCRDWFQLSLKEGLTVFRDQEFSSDIASRPVKRIRDVNLIRSIQFREDAGPMAHPVRPASFVEINNFYTATVYDKGAELIRMMHTLLGEAGFRRGMDLYFERHDGQAVTCDDFVAALADANHHDFTQFKRWYSQAGTPELFVTSRYDAAGGRLLLRLRQSCPATPDMAEKKPFVIPLALGLLARDGRELSFSHAGRKNPAFLTITQKEQDFVLDEVAEEPVLSLLRNFSAPVKLHFDQSDEELSLRLGYDRDPWGRWDAGQHLALKALMQGIEQFRQGHQNITLPDTLKHGMAALLDDERADAAFRAVSLVLPTENWIGQQMAPLDPEAVFWVRQRLRALLGQELRPAFLRHYEALGKAAHRPYVYTTAEAGRRALRNMCLDYLLCCAPEAPADADMLALGERQYREADNMTDGLAALSAVVNADRERGDALLQDFLAKWQTDPLVMDKWLSLQAACPLPGTLARVRALLRHPVFDLKNPNKVRALVASFCALNQRQFHARDGAGYEFLKAMVAKIDRFNPQIATRMAAPFTQWRRYDADRQQGMRAQLEELLQAEDISDDLKELLEKSLWEG; encoded by the coding sequence ATGAACAAGAAAACCATTTACCTGAAAGATTATCTGCCGCCGGCCTGGCTGATACCCGAAACCGAGTTGCGGGTGACGCTGGCTCCTGAAGACACGCAAGTCGAGGCCATTCTGCACTGCAAACGCAATCCGCACAGCAAAGAGCCAAACGCGGCCATTGTGCTGAACGGGGAGCGGCTGCAGCTTGAGCGGCTGGCGCTGAACGGCCGGGATCTGGCGGCCCGCGAATATGGCTATGCGGAAGGGCTTTTGAGCATTCCCGTGCAGGCCGACGAATGTACGATTGCCAGCACGGTGCGTATCAACCCCGCCGCCAATCTGGAACTGGACGGCCTGTACCGCTCGGCAGGCAACTACTGCACCCAGTGCGAGGCCGAGGGTTTTCGCAAGATTACCTTCTTTCCGGACCGGCCGGACGTGATGAGCGTTTTCACCACCACTGTGATCGGCGAAAAAACGGCCTGCCCGGTGCTGCTCGCAAACGGCAATCTCAGGGAGCAGGGCGAACTCGCAGGGGGTCTGCACTTTGCCACCTGGCACGATCCCTTTCCCAAACCCTGCTACCTCTTCGCGCTGGTGGCGGGCAATCTGGTGGCGCTGGAAGACAGCTTCACCACGAAGAGCGGCCGCCGGGTGGCGCTCGCCATCTATGTGGAACCGCGTAACGCGGGCAAATGCGGTCACGCCATGGCGGCGCTGAAAACCGCCATGCGCTGGGACGAGGAGCGTTTCGGCCGGGAGTATGATCTGGACAATTTCAAGATCCTGGCGGTGGACGACTTCAACATGGGCGCAATGGAGAACAAGGGCCTGAACGTGTTCAACTCCAAGTACGTGCTGGCCCTGCCGGAAACCGCGACCGACACGGACTTCGACAGCATCGGGGGCGTGATTGCCCACGAGTACTTCCACAACTGGACCGGCAACCGCGTCACCTGCCGCGACTGGTTCCAGCTCAGTCTGAAGGAAGGCCTGACCGTGTTCCGCGACCAGGAATTTTCCTCGGACATCGCCTCCCGGCCGGTCAAGCGCATCCGTGACGTGAACCTCATCCGCTCGATCCAGTTTCGGGAAGATGCCGGGCCGATGGCCCACCCGGTGCGCCCCGCATCCTTTGTGGAAATCAACAATTTCTACACTGCCACAGTGTACGACAAGGGGGCGGAGCTTATCCGCATGATGCACACGCTCCTGGGTGAAGCGGGCTTCCGCAGGGGCATGGATCTGTACTTTGAGCGCCATGACGGTCAGGCCGTGACCTGCGACGACTTCGTGGCCGCGCTGGCGGATGCGAACCACCATGATTTCACACAGTTCAAGCGCTGGTACAGTCAGGCCGGCACGCCGGAACTCTTTGTGACGAGCCGCTATGACGCGGCAGGCGGGCGGCTCCTGCTGCGACTGCGCCAGAGCTGCCCGGCCACACCGGATATGGCGGAGAAAAAGCCCTTTGTCATCCCGCTGGCCCTGGGGCTGCTCGCCAGGGACGGGCGGGAACTTTCCTTCAGCCACGCGGGCCGGAAGAACCCGGCCTTTCTGACCATCACCCAAAAGGAGCAGGACTTTGTGCTCGATGAGGTGGCCGAGGAACCGGTTCTCTCGCTTTTGCGCAATTTTTCCGCACCGGTGAAGCTGCACTTTGACCAGAGCGACGAGGAGCTGTCCCTGCGCCTGGGATACGACCGCGATCCCTGGGGCCGCTGGGATGCCGGTCAGCACCTGGCGCTGAAGGCCCTGATGCAGGGTATCGAACAGTTCCGGCAGGGGCACCAAAACATCACTCTGCCGGATACTCTGAAGCACGGCATGGCGGCGCTGCTGGACGACGAGCGGGCAGATGCGGCATTCCGCGCCGTCAGCCTGGTCCTGCCCACTGAAAACTGGATTGGCCAGCAGATGGCGCCCCTGGATCCGGAGGCGGTCTTTTGGGTACGGCAGCGGCTGCGGGCACTGCTCGGGCAGGAACTCCGGCCCGCCTTCCTGCGGCATTACGAAGCCCTGGGCAAGGCGGCGCACAGGCCCTATGTCTACACCACCGCCGAGGCCGGCCGGCGGGCGCTGCGGAACATGTGCCTCGACTACCTGCTCTGCTGCGCGCCGGAGGCTCCGGCGGATGCGGACATGCTGGCCCTGGGCGAGCGCCAGTACCGGGAGGCGGACAACATGACCGATGGGCTCGCCGCCTTAAGCGCCGTGGTCAATGCCGACCGTGAGCGCGGCGATGCCCTGCTGCAGGATTTTCTCGCCAAATGGCAGACAGACCCCCTGGTCATGGACAAGTGGCTCTCACTGCAGGCCGCCTGTCCTCTGCCCGGCACGCTGGCGCGGGTGCGGGCGCTCCTCAGGCATCCGGTCTTTGACCTGAAGAACCCGAACAAGGTGCGCGCCCTCGTTGCCAGCTTCTGTGCACTGAACCAGCGGCAATTCCATGCCAGGGACGGCGCAGGCTATGAGTTTCTGAAGGCCATGGTGGCGAAAATCGACCGCTTCAACCCGCAGATCGCCACCCGCATGGCCGCGCCCTTCACCCAGTGGCGGCGCTATGACGCAGACCGGCAGCAGGGCATGCGCGCGCAGCTTGAAGAGCTGTTGCAGGCAGAGGACATTTCGGATGATCTCAAGGAGTTGCTGGAAAAATCTCTTTGGGAGGGGTAA
- a CDS encoding ATP-grasp domain-containing protein, whose translation MNCIFISPHFPPQYHHFCQQLKFAGANALGIGDAPYDELKPAVRDSLTEYYRVNRMTDYEELLRACGYFTHKYGKIDRIDSLNEYWLSTEARLRDDFNVYGLKTSDLPAVRHKSEMKKRFQEAGIPVAPGRVVESLADARKLVKQIGYPVVAKPDAGVGAHHTYRLDNDKDLVRFFERRPDVDCIMEGFVCGQIHSFDGLADKNGKPVFLTSHVFSQGIMETVNEGQHLSYYSVRRIPAVLHRQGMKCLEVFDVRERFFHIEFFKTDKDEFTALEINMRPPGGFTTEMFNYACDIDIYRVWAELLVRGNNQLDFERRYFCGYASRKENIRYLHSHEEIIERYGADICQVNQIPVVFSGALGELGYIFRTEKTSRLQEIIRFIHQTGTRQEA comes from the coding sequence ATGAACTGCATCTTCATTTCACCGCATTTTCCGCCGCAGTATCATCATTTCTGCCAGCAACTGAAGTTTGCCGGTGCCAACGCGCTGGGCATCGGTGATGCGCCCTACGACGAACTGAAGCCGGCGGTGCGCGATTCGCTCACCGAATATTACCGTGTGAACCGCATGACCGACTATGAGGAGCTTTTGCGGGCCTGTGGCTATTTCACGCATAAATACGGCAAGATAGATCGTATTGACAGCTTGAACGAGTACTGGCTTTCCACCGAGGCCAGGCTGCGCGACGACTTCAACGTCTACGGCCTCAAAACCAGCGATCTGCCTGCGGTACGCCACAAATCGGAGATGAAAAAGCGCTTTCAGGAAGCGGGCATTCCCGTGGCGCCGGGCCGGGTGGTGGAGTCGCTCGCCGACGCCAGAAAGCTCGTTAAGCAAATCGGCTATCCGGTGGTGGCCAAGCCGGATGCGGGCGTGGGCGCCCACCACACGTATCGTTTGGACAACGACAAGGATCTCGTCCGTTTTTTCGAACGCAGGCCCGACGTGGACTGCATCATGGAAGGCTTTGTCTGCGGCCAGATCCATTCCTTCGACGGCCTGGCGGACAAGAACGGCAAGCCGGTCTTCCTGACTTCCCACGTGTTCAGTCAGGGCATCATGGAGACCGTGAATGAGGGCCAGCACCTGTCCTACTATTCGGTGCGCCGCATTCCGGCGGTCCTGCACAGGCAGGGCATGAAGTGCCTGGAGGTCTTCGATGTGCGGGAGCGCTTCTTTCACATCGAATTCTTCAAAACCGACAAGGACGAGTTTACCGCCCTGGAAATCAATATGCGACCGCCGGGCGGCTTTACCACCGAGATGTTCAACTATGCCTGCGACATCGACATCTATCGTGTGTGGGCCGAGCTGCTGGTCAGGGGCAACAACCAGCTCGACTTCGAGCGCAGGTACTTCTGCGGCTACGCGAGCCGCAAGGAAAACATCCGCTACCTGCACAGCCACGAGGAGATCATCGAGCGGTACGGCGCGGACATCTGCCAGGTCAACCAGATTCCTGTCGTATTCTCCGGTGCATTGGGGGAACTGGGCTATATCTTTCGCACCGAAAAGACGAGCCGGCTGCAGGAAATCATCCGCTTCATCCACCAGACCGGCACAAGGCAGGAGGCCTGA
- a CDS encoding potassium/proton antiporter → MVEILLLLSLIIFSCVLLSRISSRIGVPSLLAFILLGMFFGADGPLAINFDNFELVRDVCTFALVFIMFYGGFSTNWRQARPVAVKAFLLSSLGVVLTAALVGLFCHFVLGLELMASLLLGSVISSTDAASVFFVLRSRRLHLRDNTASLLEVESGSNDPCAYMLTAACIAFMQGGASAGGIARMLFAQIVYGLILGGLIALSVRWLMQRMKINVDGFDAILMVGVALFAYAAPEAVGGNGYLSAYVVGLILGNTGSYGKKHLFGFFDGFTGLMQMGVFFLLGLLSFPSALVHWALPGLGVALFLTFVARPLAVALLLTPLRSSLAQQMVVSWAGLRGAASIVFAIMALMAANIEQGLFDVVFVIVLFSILLQGSLLPWVAGKLDMIDAGGDVMKTFTDYSEEEPVQFIQFKIPDGHPWSGQLLREVRLPPGTLVVLLKRDGKNIIPNGETPLLAGDSVILSAASPTTVAGIYLSEVRLDNSSAWCGKTLAELPREKNSLIIMVRRSKRILIPNGQTRLAAGDVLVLTRLE, encoded by the coding sequence TTGGTTGAAATTCTGCTCCTGCTTTCGCTGATTATTTTTTCCTGCGTGTTGTTGAGCAGGATCTCCAGCAGAATCGGCGTTCCCTCGCTGCTGGCCTTTATTCTTTTGGGCATGTTTTTTGGTGCCGACGGTCCTCTGGCCATTAACTTCGACAACTTCGAGCTGGTCAGGGACGTGTGCACCTTTGCCCTCGTGTTCATCATGTTTTACGGAGGGTTCAGCACCAACTGGCGGCAGGCCCGCCCCGTAGCGGTCAAAGCCTTTCTCCTCTCGTCCTTGGGCGTGGTGCTGACAGCCGCGCTGGTGGGCCTGTTCTGCCATTTCGTTCTGGGCCTGGAACTGATGGCGAGCCTGCTGCTGGGTTCGGTCATTTCCTCAACCGATGCGGCTTCGGTTTTTTTCGTGCTGCGTTCGCGGCGGCTGCATCTCAGGGACAACACGGCTTCCCTGCTGGAGGTGGAAAGCGGCAGCAACGACCCCTGCGCCTACATGCTGACAGCCGCGTGCATTGCCTTCATGCAGGGCGGAGCCAGCGCGGGCGGCATTGCCCGCATGCTCTTTGCCCAGATCGTCTATGGCCTGATTCTGGGCGGCCTGATCGCCCTGTCCGTCCGATGGCTTATGCAGCGGATGAAGATCAATGTGGACGGTTTTGATGCCATACTGATGGTGGGCGTAGCCCTGTTCGCCTATGCCGCGCCCGAGGCCGTGGGCGGCAACGGCTACCTTTCCGCCTATGTTGTGGGCCTGATTCTGGGCAACACCGGTTCCTACGGCAAGAAGCATCTGTTCGGCTTTTTTGACGGCTTCACCGGCCTCATGCAGATGGGCGTCTTTTTTCTGCTGGGTCTGCTTTCCTTTCCGTCGGCCCTGGTGCACTGGGCCTTGCCCGGCCTGGGCGTGGCGCTCTTTCTCACCTTTGTGGCGCGGCCTTTGGCCGTGGCTCTGCTGCTGACGCCACTGCGCAGTTCGCTGGCCCAGCAGATGGTGGTGTCCTGGGCCGGGCTGCGCGGGGCGGCTTCCATCGTATTCGCCATTATGGCCCTCATGGCCGCAAACATCGAGCAGGGACTGTTTGACGTGGTCTTTGTCATCGTGCTCTTTTCCATTCTGCTGCAGGGCTCCCTGCTGCCCTGGGTGGCCGGCAAACTGGACATGATCGACGCTGGTGGCGACGTCATGAAAACCTTTACCGACTACTCCGAAGAAGAGCCGGTCCAGTTTATCCAGTTTAAAATTCCCGATGGCCATCCGTGGAGCGGCCAACTGCTTAGGGAGGTGCGTTTGCCGCCCGGGACCCTGGTGGTGCTGTTGAAACGCGACGGGAAAAACATTATTCCCAATGGGGAGACGCCGTTGCTGGCAGGCGATTCCGTTATCCTCAGCGCGGCGAGTCCCACGACAGTGGCCGGCATTTACCTGTCCGAAGTCCGCTTGGACAACTCCAGCGCGTGGTGTGGCAAGACCCTGGCCGAGCTGCCGCGGGAGAAGAATTCTTTGATTATCATGGTGCGCCGCAGCAAACGCATTCTCATCCCCAACGGCCAGACGCGTCTGGCCGCAGGCGATGTGCTAGTGCTCACCCGGCTGGAATGA
- the htpX gene encoding zinc metalloprotease HtpX, translating to MTSTAKTFLLMAALTALFMFVGSALAGRQGMILALFMAVGMNFFAYWYSDRLALSMNGAQEVSESEAPHLHALVAELANRAALPKPRVYVVQSDTPNAFATGRDPEHAAIAVTSAIMQALNRDELAGVLSHELAHIKNRDILISSIAAVMAGAIAHLTTMAMFFGGSRDSENSNPIAALAAMIVAPLAASLIQLAISRSREYLADATGAHICGRPLALASALDKLTHYNEAHPMNVNPASAQMYIVNPLSGGQLAGLFSTHPPMAERIRRLRGMRL from the coding sequence ATGACAAGTACCGCAAAAACCTTTCTGTTGATGGCTGCGCTGACCGCGCTCTTCATGTTCGTGGGTAGCGCGCTGGCCGGCCGGCAAGGCATGATCCTGGCCCTGTTCATGGCGGTGGGCATGAATTTTTTCGCCTACTGGTATTCGGACAGGCTGGCGCTCTCCATGAACGGCGCGCAGGAAGTTTCCGAGAGCGAAGCGCCGCATCTGCACGCCCTGGTGGCTGAGCTGGCCAATCGGGCCGCTCTGCCCAAACCGCGGGTTTACGTGGTGCAGAGCGACACACCCAATGCCTTTGCCACGGGCCGTGACCCGGAACATGCGGCGATTGCGGTCACAAGCGCCATTATGCAGGCCCTGAACCGGGATGAACTCGCCGGCGTTTTGAGTCATGAACTGGCGCATATCAAAAACCGCGACATCCTTATCAGCTCGATTGCCGCAGTCATGGCCGGCGCGATTGCCCACCTCACCACCATGGCCATGTTTTTCGGGGGCAGCCGCGACAGCGAAAACAGCAACCCGATTGCCGCTCTGGCGGCCATGATTGTCGCGCCCCTGGCCGCCAGTCTGATTCAGTTGGCCATTTCCCGCAGCCGGGAATATCTGGCCGATGCCACCGGCGCCCATATCTGCGGCCGGCCGCTGGCCTTGGCCAGTGCGCTGGACAAGCTGACGCATTACAATGAGGCCCATCCCATGAACGTCAATCCGGCCTCGGCCCAGATGTATATCGTGAATCCCCTGAGCGGCGGCCAGCTTGCCGGCCTTTTTTCCACGCACCCGCCCATGGCGGAACGCATCCGCCGGCTGCGCGGGATGCGGCTCTGA
- the tatC gene encoding twin-arginine translocase subunit TatC → MTINRKAIVLFLQELRSSVRQLALAIVCWTLLIFLWSDRLLPVLQAHVGGKLYFFSVAEPFLAHVKLSFFTALFVLMPLLLRALWRALALPFGMSTLRRAVFTVATTILFYSGALFCYQLTLPYGIQFLLGFGGETLTPAISINRFANFISIFVLAFGLLFELPVFMIFCTSTGLVSCATFMRHRRYAVLIIAILAAVLTPTPDVVNMALMGCPLYFLYELGIVLIRIFRLDRNARAARAKQAPTEEGQVGLKS, encoded by the coding sequence ATGACCATCAACCGAAAAGCCATAGTTCTTTTTCTGCAGGAGCTTAGAAGCTCCGTCCGGCAGCTCGCGCTGGCAATCGTCTGCTGGACCCTGCTCATCTTTTTGTGGTCAGACCGGCTCCTGCCCGTGCTGCAGGCGCATGTGGGTGGCAAACTGTATTTTTTTTCCGTGGCCGAGCCGTTTCTGGCCCACGTCAAACTGTCTTTTTTTACGGCGCTCTTTGTACTGATGCCGCTGCTGCTGCGCGCCCTGTGGCGGGCCCTGGCCCTGCCTTTCGGCATGAGCACGCTCAGACGCGCCGTTTTTACCGTGGCGACCACCATCCTCTTTTACAGCGGCGCACTCTTCTGCTATCAGTTGACGCTGCCCTACGGCATCCAGTTTCTTCTGGGCTTTGGCGGTGAAACCCTGACCCCTGCCATCTCGATCAACCGCTTCGCCAATTTCATCTCCATCTTCGTGCTGGCCTTTGGCCTCCTGTTCGAGCTGCCGGTGTTCATGATTTTCTGTACGAGCACGGGGCTGGTGTCCTGCGCCACCTTTATGCGCCACCGCCGCTATGCCGTTTTGATCATCGCCATTCTGGCCGCAGTCTTGACACCTACTCCGGATGTGGTCAATATGGCCCTGATGGGTTGCCCCCTGTATTTCCTGTATGAACTGGGCATTGTTCTCATCCGCATTTTCCGGCTGGACCGGAACGCGCGGGCGGCGCGGGCGAAACAGGCGCCCACTGAGGAGGGACAGGTGGGCCTCAAAAGCTGA
- a CDS encoding sodium:proton antiporter, with protein sequence MSALRGGTLTLLAVLGTSCLAPAAALASPGAQHSIPGAELPIYWVIPFVCMLLSIAIGPLAAPHFWERHFGKVSVFWGMAFLVSCLIVYGPAVALYEFLHIILADYIPFIVLLFALFTVAGGVRLKGVLVGTPLVNTALLAVGTMLASWMGTTGAAMLLIRPLLRANAHRRYRAHSVVFFIFLVANIGGSLTPLGDPPLFLGYLRGVSFFWTTTHLFLEAVLVAAILLVLFFLTDTVLFHREGRPAPPANPDETREKLGLEGSVNLLFLAGIVAAVLVSGMLKLGVWIEVKGVAIEGQNLLRDCVLLCIAALSWKCTSMGCRERNNFSWGPILEVAKLFFGIFLSMIPALAILRAGTDGALAPLVNLVSHEGRPINAMYFWLTGALSSFLDNAPTYVVFFNTAGGDPVRLMGEWASTLAAISAGAVFMGANTYIGNAPNFMVRSIAEEQGVPMPSFFGYMVWSVGILCPIFALMTWIFFM encoded by the coding sequence ATGTCTGCATTACGAGGAGGAACCTTAACTCTGTTGGCTGTACTGGGCACGTCATGTCTTGCACCGGCAGCAGCCCTGGCCTCGCCGGGTGCGCAGCACAGCATACCCGGGGCGGAGCTGCCGATCTACTGGGTCATTCCCTTTGTCTGCATGCTGCTCTCCATAGCTATCGGGCCCCTGGCGGCGCCCCATTTCTGGGAACGGCATTTCGGCAAGGTCTCTGTTTTCTGGGGCATGGCCTTCCTCGTTTCCTGCCTGATCGTGTACGGCCCTGCTGTGGCCCTGTACGAATTTCTCCACATTATTCTGGCCGATTACATCCCCTTCATCGTGCTCCTGTTCGCCCTGTTTACGGTGGCTGGCGGGGTGCGTCTCAAGGGCGTCCTGGTGGGCACTCCGCTCGTGAACACCGCTCTGCTTGCCGTAGGCACCATGCTGGCCAGCTGGATGGGCACGACCGGCGCGGCCATGCTCCTTATCCGCCCGCTTTTGCGCGCCAACGCCCACCGCAGGTACCGGGCCCATTCCGTCGTGTTTTTCATCTTTCTGGTGGCAAATATCGGCGGTTCGCTGACGCCGCTTGGCGATCCACCACTCTTTCTGGGCTACCTCAGGGGGGTCAGCTTTTTCTGGACCACGACCCACCTTTTTCTCGAAGCCGTACTGGTAGCCGCCATTCTGCTTGTCCTGTTTTTTCTCACAGACACCGTGCTCTTCCACAGGGAAGGCCGTCCCGCCCCGCCGGCGAACCCGGACGAAACCCGGGAAAAGCTGGGACTTGAAGGCAGCGTCAACCTGCTGTTCCTGGCCGGGATTGTGGCGGCGGTGCTCGTTTCGGGCATGTTGAAGCTTGGGGTCTGGATTGAGGTGAAGGGCGTGGCCATCGAGGGTCAGAATCTCCTGCGCGACTGCGTACTGCTGTGCATCGCGGCGCTCTCCTGGAAGTGCACCAGCATGGGCTGCCGTGAACGCAACAACTTCTCCTGGGGGCCCATCCTGGAGGTTGCCAAGCTGTTCTTCGGCATCTTCCTGAGCATGATCCCCGCGCTGGCCATCCTGCGGGCAGGCACCGACGGTGCGCTTGCTCCGCTCGTCAATCTCGTCTCGCACGAGGGGCGCCCGATCAATGCCATGTACTTCTGGCTGACCGGCGCACTTTCCAGCTTCCTGGACAATGCGCCGACCTATGTGGTCTTTTTCAACACCGCAGGCGGGGATCCAGTGCGGCTCATGGGCGAGTGGGCCAGTACCCTGGCGGCCATTTCGGCCGGCGCCGTCTTCATGGGCGCCAACACCTACATCGGCAATGCGCCCAACTTCATGGTCCGCTCCATCGCCGAAGAGCAGGGCGTGCCCATGCCGAGCTTTTTCGGCTATATGGTGTGGTCCGTAGGCATTCTGTGTCCGATTTTCGCCCTGATGACCTGGATATTTTTCATGTAA
- the rd gene encoding rubredoxin, producing the protein MKKYQCDVCGYVYDPAVGDPDGGIAPGTAFEDIPADWVCPVCGAAKDDFSPVED; encoded by the coding sequence ATGAAAAAGTATCAGTGCGACGTTTGCGGTTATGTTTACGACCCGGCAGTCGGGGATCCGGATGGCGGCATCGCCCCGGGAACCGCCTTTGAGGATATTCCAGCCGATTGGGTTTGCCCGGTCTGCGGTGCCGCCAAGGACGACTTCAGCCCGGTGGAGGACTGA